The following coding sequences lie in one Marinobacter arenosus genomic window:
- a CDS encoding DUF1631 domain-containing protein, whose product MARDNNIVSFSGQKPPQRFSLPQALVRLRDASGQSLKRVLANFFDRSDDALFELADRASNTVDQSAYFDAMRELRLRRKAMVVSMLQYVSQAFNDIGKFRPRDSSGILDEVDEDSLSLVDHSQLEQQVAIENLINKLRTRYSDQIRLLTARVNHVVPSIELANSQMPLSPEVLCGGVAEACADLDIDIRAKLVVLKLFDRLLADTLGDFYQEANQTLITEGILPDMKRPPSESSGGKKSSAGTGAKASDAKYPGTGSGSEGQGSQATFSELSALLHQGGEGAGSGRAVTGEGYLDTDRLMARLSEIQTASGQWGVDEIITLNDQLKPVLTVEQGKFANVGQVDNDVINLVGMLFDFILEDRQLHPVMKSLISRLQIPVLKVALTDKNFFNRGGHPVRKLLNELALSAIGWTEKRSGQRDPLRDKIESVVERILNEFTDNVGLFEELLTDFSHFMDLDRRRRELVEQRLRDAEEGRARQERASEAVDAMIRDLVINRNIPAPVAQLLQEAWRKYLQWLVLREGEDSQRWADACDLTERLVWSVDPQPVSDTTRSDLLRAIPSIVDDLRRALQEISWDPFATDSIIRDLELAHVDVFQRLVTAPARSEPPVKAPASVDVPREAEAEHAPADAAVEPDAEGETALADTSHPEEPFDQSANHVAPKVVETDTAPPADGIAQEWLDRADALRVGSWIEMSKDGGKVRCKLAAFIKATGKYIFVNRSGAKVAEYHRQDLAAAMASGEIGMLDDGLIFDRALESIIDNLRSSRKD is encoded by the coding sequence ATGGCGCGCGATAACAACATTGTCAGTTTCTCTGGCCAGAAGCCGCCGCAGAGATTTTCCCTGCCTCAGGCATTGGTGCGTTTACGTGACGCATCGGGTCAGTCCCTGAAGCGGGTGCTGGCAAACTTCTTTGATCGTTCGGACGACGCCCTCTTCGAATTGGCCGACCGCGCCAGCAACACCGTGGACCAGTCCGCCTATTTTGACGCCATGCGGGAGCTGCGACTCCGGCGCAAGGCCATGGTGGTTTCCATGCTCCAGTACGTCAGCCAGGCCTTCAACGACATTGGCAAGTTCCGGCCCCGGGATTCGTCCGGCATTCTTGACGAAGTGGATGAGGACTCCCTCAGCCTCGTGGATCACTCCCAGCTCGAGCAACAGGTTGCGATTGAAAACCTGATCAACAAGTTGCGTACCCGGTATTCCGACCAGATCCGGTTGCTGACGGCGCGGGTCAATCATGTGGTGCCTTCCATTGAGCTGGCCAACAGCCAGATGCCGCTCAGCCCGGAAGTCTTGTGTGGTGGGGTGGCGGAAGCCTGTGCGGACCTCGATATCGATATTCGCGCCAAGCTGGTTGTTCTCAAGTTGTTTGACCGGCTGCTGGCCGACACACTCGGAGATTTCTACCAGGAAGCCAATCAGACGCTGATCACCGAGGGGATTCTCCCCGATATGAAGCGGCCACCGTCCGAATCGTCGGGCGGGAAGAAATCGTCCGCGGGCACCGGGGCGAAGGCCAGTGACGCCAAATACCCGGGTACCGGTTCCGGGAGCGAAGGCCAGGGATCTCAGGCGACGTTTTCGGAGCTCAGTGCGCTGCTGCACCAGGGCGGCGAGGGTGCGGGATCCGGCCGGGCCGTTACCGGTGAAGGCTATCTGGATACGGACCGACTGATGGCTCGGTTGAGTGAAATTCAGACGGCGTCCGGCCAATGGGGCGTCGACGAGATCATCACCCTGAACGATCAGCTCAAACCGGTGCTGACCGTCGAGCAGGGCAAGTTTGCCAACGTGGGACAGGTCGATAACGACGTCATTAACCTGGTTGGCATGCTGTTCGATTTCATTCTTGAGGACCGGCAACTGCACCCGGTCATGAAATCGCTGATCAGTCGCCTGCAAATTCCGGTGCTCAAGGTCGCCCTGACCGACAAGAACTTTTTCAACCGGGGTGGTCACCCCGTGCGCAAGCTGCTGAATGAACTCGCACTCTCGGCCATCGGCTGGACCGAGAAGCGCTCCGGGCAGCGGGATCCGCTTCGGGACAAGATTGAGTCGGTGGTTGAACGCATTCTGAATGAATTCACCGACAACGTTGGGTTGTTCGAAGAGCTGCTGACCGATTTTAGCCACTTCATGGACCTCGACCGTCGGCGCCGGGAGCTGGTCGAGCAGCGCCTGCGTGATGCCGAAGAGGGACGTGCCCGACAGGAGCGGGCGTCCGAGGCGGTCGACGCCATGATTCGCGACCTGGTCATCAATCGGAACATTCCGGCACCGGTCGCGCAGCTCCTGCAGGAAGCCTGGCGGAAGTACCTCCAGTGGCTGGTGCTGCGGGAAGGGGAAGACAGCCAGAGATGGGCTGATGCCTGTGATCTGACCGAGCGGCTGGTCTGGAGTGTCGACCCGCAACCGGTATCTGACACAACGCGTAGCGACCTGCTGAGAGCCATTCCATCCATCGTCGACGACCTGCGTCGGGCCTTGCAGGAGATTTCCTGGGATCCGTTTGCGACCGACTCGATCATCCGTGATCTGGAGCTGGCTCACGTTGATGTGTTCCAGCGCCTGGTAACGGCCCCCGCCCGTTCCGAGCCGCCCGTAAAAGCGCCTGCCAGTGTCGACGTGCCCCGGGAGGCGGAGGCCGAGCATGCGCCGGCAGACGCCGCCGTTGAGCCGGACGCGGAAGGCGAGACGGCCCTTGCCGATACGTCGCATCCGGAAGAGCCGTTCGATCAGAGTGCGAATCACGTGGCCCCCAAGGTTGTGGAAACGGACACCGCTCCGCCAGCAGACGGGATCGCACAGGAGTGGCTCGACCGTGCCGATGCATTGCGGGTGGGTTCCTGGATCGAGATGTCGAAGGACGGTGGCAAAGTTCGTTGCAAGCTGGCGGCGTTTATCAAGGCCACCGGTAAGTACATTTTTGTGAACCGCAGTGGCGCCAAGGTCGCGGAATACCATCGCCAGGACCTGGCTGCCGCCATGGCTTCGGGCGAAATTGGCATGCTTGATGACGGTCTGATCTTCGATCGCGCCCTGGAGTCGATCATCGATAACCTGCGCAGCAGTCGCAAGGACTGA
- a CDS encoding CDP-alcohol phosphatidyltransferase family protein, which translates to MSLERWRWIPNALTFLRILLIAPFAGGLLSENYRLALLIFVVAAATDAFDGFLARHFNWRSRFGAIADPLADKALLLTAYLMLTLTGVLPVWLFVLVLGRDFLIVVGALAYHYGIGRFDMQPSIPGKLNTFIQILVVLAIIVLLAGLPMQPWVLDAGILLVAVSAVFSGLHYVLVWGVRAWRARRS; encoded by the coding sequence GTGAGTTTGGAACGCTGGCGCTGGATTCCCAATGCCCTGACGTTTTTGCGCATCCTGCTGATTGCTCCCTTCGCGGGCGGACTGCTGTCCGAGAACTATCGACTCGCGTTGCTGATTTTTGTCGTGGCGGCGGCCACCGATGCGTTTGATGGCTTCCTGGCCCGGCATTTCAACTGGCGGTCCAGGTTCGGCGCGATCGCCGACCCCCTGGCCGATAAAGCCCTCCTGTTGACGGCTTACCTGATGCTCACGTTGACCGGCGTGCTGCCGGTGTGGCTTTTCGTTCTCGTTCTCGGCCGCGATTTCCTGATCGTGGTCGGCGCTCTGGCTTATCATTACGGTATCGGACGCTTTGACATGCAGCCCAGTATCCCGGGCAAGCTCAACACCTTCATCCAGATTCTAGTGGTTCTTGCCATCATTGTGCTGCTGGCGGGCCTGCCCATGCAGCCCTGGGTCCTGGACGCCGGCATCTTGCTGGTGGCGGTGTCGGCGGTCTTCAGTGGCTTGCACTATGTGCTGGTGTGGGGTGTGCGGGCGTGGAGGGCCAGGCGGTCGTGA
- a CDS encoding DUF3108 domain-containing protein — protein MAATLLLQALLNIPAHAEEPGSTLTPYQATYTASMNKGVSLNGTAKRTLSDQGNGVWLYRTDVDSFIADIDESLILKWEDNRVIPLRYRYRLSGFLIKDREQSIDFDWDAGIATGKYRGKAFELELSEGVLDPLGFQLQLSQDIKSGKRDLTYQVIDGGDYDHDRFAVLDREPLETSRGPIPTLKAEKVRDESSKRETLMWFAPDEDFLLVRLLQVEPDGSSYELKLHRADLGS, from the coding sequence GTGGCAGCAACACTGCTGCTCCAGGCATTACTGAACATTCCCGCCCATGCAGAGGAGCCCGGCTCCACCCTTACCCCTTACCAGGCCACTTACACCGCCTCGATGAACAAGGGCGTGTCCCTCAACGGCACCGCAAAGCGCACCCTCAGCGACCAGGGAAATGGCGTCTGGCTCTACCGCACCGACGTCGACTCCTTCATTGCCGATATTGACGAATCGCTGATACTGAAATGGGAAGACAACCGGGTCATCCCGTTGCGCTATCGGTATCGTCTGTCCGGCTTCCTGATCAAGGACCGGGAACAATCGATTGATTTTGACTGGGACGCGGGGATTGCCACCGGCAAATACCGTGGCAAGGCGTTTGAACTGGAGCTGTCGGAAGGCGTGCTGGACCCGCTGGGCTTCCAGCTTCAACTGAGCCAGGACATCAAGTCCGGCAAGCGTGACCTGACGTACCAGGTCATTGATGGCGGTGATTACGACCACGACCGTTTCGCGGTTCTTGACCGGGAACCATTGGAAACCTCCCGCGGCCCCATCCCGACCCTGAAAGCAGAGAAAGTGCGGGATGAGTCATCAAAGCGTGAGACGCTGATGTGGTTTGCGCCTGATGAAGACTTTCTGCTGGTCCGCCTTCTTCAGGTTGAACCTGACGGCAGTAGCTACGAGCTGAAGTTGCACCGGGCCGACCTCGGCAGCTAG
- the nadC gene encoding carboxylating nicotinate-nucleotide diphosphorylase, whose translation MIPAELLRQARVENVAQSLREDIGDGDITAQLIPADKLASGRVITREHATIAGCDWVTEVFRQVDPTVKLDWQVTDGDTVSPDQVLFRMQGPARSLLTAERSALNWLQTLSGVATVCANYAQKVAHTGVRLLDTRKTLPGLRLAMKYAVTCGGCHNHRIGLWDAFLIKENHISACGSIAGAISEARRIAPGRPVEVETESMDELQQALSAGADIIMLDEFSLEDMRAAVALTNGRARLEASGGINAQSLVTVAETGVDYISIGALTKDVKATDLSMRLD comes from the coding sequence ATGATCCCTGCAGAACTTCTACGCCAAGCCCGAGTTGAGAATGTCGCCCAGAGTCTGCGTGAGGACATTGGCGATGGCGACATCACCGCTCAGTTGATTCCCGCGGACAAACTGGCATCGGGCCGGGTCATCACCCGTGAACACGCGACCATCGCCGGTTGCGACTGGGTCACCGAGGTGTTCCGCCAGGTCGACCCGACCGTGAAGCTGGACTGGCAGGTTACGGATGGCGACACCGTCTCCCCGGACCAGGTTCTGTTCCGGATGCAGGGACCGGCCCGCAGCCTGCTGACCGCAGAACGGTCAGCCCTGAACTGGCTGCAGACGCTCTCCGGCGTTGCCACGGTATGCGCCAATTACGCCCAAAAAGTGGCTCACACGGGCGTGCGCCTGCTCGACACCCGGAAAACCCTTCCCGGACTACGCCTCGCGATGAAATACGCCGTCACCTGTGGTGGCTGCCACAACCATCGAATTGGGCTGTGGGATGCGTTTCTGATCAAGGAAAATCACATCTCGGCGTGCGGCTCGATCGCCGGGGCGATCAGCGAAGCCCGGCGGATTGCCCCGGGCCGGCCGGTGGAAGTGGAAACGGAGTCCATGGACGAGCTGCAGCAGGCGCTCTCGGCCGGCGCCGACATCATCATGCTGGACGAATTTTCCCTCGAGGATATGCGCGCCGCCGTTGCCCTGACCAATGGCCGGGCCCGCCTGGAGGCCTCCGGCGGCATCAACGCACAGTCGCTGGTGACGGTCGCGGAAACCGGTGTCGACTACATCTCGATCGGCGCCCTGACCAAAGACGTCAAGGCAACGGATCTGTCCATGCGCCTCGACTGA
- the purN gene encoding phosphoribosylglycinamide formyltransferase has protein sequence MKADQAPMPRILILASGSGTNVQALMEASRERDFPGQICAVGSNRPNAFALERAAQAHIETFVVDHKKYDSREAFDGALMAEIRRHNPDLIVLAGFMRILTTDFVRAFRGQLLNIHPSLLPKYTGLNTHQRVLDAGDTQHGVSVHFVTEELDGGPVIAQAEVSVAPDDTAETLAERVQAKEHILYPIVVRWFCEGRIQLGSDYVLFDGELLTTPMRLPDN, from the coding sequence ATGAAGGCAGATCAGGCTCCCATGCCCCGAATCCTGATCCTGGCTTCCGGCAGCGGCACCAACGTCCAGGCGCTGATGGAGGCCAGCCGGGAGCGGGATTTTCCCGGTCAGATCTGCGCCGTTGGCAGCAACCGCCCGAACGCCTTTGCACTGGAACGCGCCGCTCAGGCCCACATCGAGACGTTCGTGGTCGATCACAAGAAGTACGACTCACGGGAAGCCTTCGATGGGGCCCTGATGGCTGAAATCCGGCGGCACAATCCGGATCTGATCGTACTGGCCGGATTCATGCGCATTCTGACCACGGATTTTGTTCGGGCTTTCCGAGGCCAGTTGCTGAATATTCATCCGTCACTGCTGCCCAAATACACCGGCCTGAACACCCATCAACGGGTGCTGGACGCCGGAGACACCCAACACGGCGTGTCGGTCCACTTTGTCACCGAGGAACTGGATGGCGGACCGGTCATCGCACAGGCCGAAGTGAGCGTCGCCCCCGATGACACCGCGGAGACGCTGGCAGAGCGGGTGCAGGCGAAAGAACACATTCTCTACCCGATTGTGGTTCGCTGGTTCTGCGAGGGCCGAATCCAGCTCGGAAGCGATTACGTGCTGTTCGACGGAGAGCTTCTGACCACCCCGATGCGGCTTCCTGATAACTGA
- a CDS encoding ParA family protein, with protein MRRVVFNQKGGVGKSSITCNLAAISAARGKRTLVVDLDPQGNSTHYLLGKPAGELRDTVADMLEQTVAFTVFNRRPDEFVHASPFDNLFVMPSSPELDFLERKLEAKHKIYKLREALKKLGETFDAIYIDTAPALNFYTRSALIAAQRCLIPFDCDDFSRQALYNILNEIRDLQEDHNEDLVVEGIVANQFQPRASLPKQLVRELMEEGLPVLPVRLSSSVKMKESHQSRQPLIHMAPKHTLTRQYEDLFRVLNGETVELEPLAD; from the coding sequence ATGAGACGGGTTGTATTCAATCAGAAGGGCGGTGTAGGCAAATCCAGTATCACGTGTAACCTGGCGGCCATCAGTGCGGCCCGAGGCAAGCGGACGCTGGTGGTGGATCTGGACCCCCAGGGCAATTCGACCCACTATCTTCTGGGCAAGCCTGCGGGCGAACTCCGGGATACGGTCGCGGACATGCTGGAGCAGACGGTGGCCTTTACCGTCTTCAACCGCCGTCCGGATGAATTCGTACATGCGTCTCCCTTCGATAACCTCTTTGTGATGCCATCCAGTCCGGAGCTGGACTTTCTGGAGCGGAAGCTGGAGGCCAAGCACAAGATCTACAAATTGCGTGAGGCCCTGAAGAAACTCGGTGAGACCTTCGACGCGATCTACATCGACACGGCTCCGGCACTGAACTTTTACACCCGTTCCGCCCTGATTGCGGCCCAGCGGTGTCTGATCCCCTTTGATTGCGATGATTTCTCCCGCCAGGCCCTGTACAACATCCTGAATGAAATTCGTGACCTGCAGGAAGACCACAACGAGGATCTGGTGGTCGAGGGTATTGTTGCCAACCAGTTTCAGCCGCGCGCCAGCCTGCCAAAGCAACTGGTCCGGGAATTGATGGAAGAGGGCCTGCCGGTTCTGCCGGTACGGCTGTCGAGTTCCGTCAAGATGAAAGAATCGCACCAGAGCCGGCAGCCGCTCATTCACATGGCTCCCAAGCACACCCTGACCCGTCAGTACGAAGATCTGTTCCGAGTACTGAACGGTGAGACGGTGGAGCTGGAGCCCCTGGCCGATTAA
- the hda gene encoding DnaA regulatory inactivator Hda, with translation MKASQLSLGIKLRDDARFGNFHGDRNASAASRLKAICDQPDGIPVVVISGDSDTGKSHLLQAVCHDAESRGRAAVCISIAELEPFGPEALGGLEGADVICLDDLDRIAGQEAWEEAVFHLYNRVQDRGGLLVVSLSEVPSAASFRLPDLVSRLTHGLTVQLGIYRDDDRLRILMARAEQRGLVIGDDVAGFIMRRAPRRLGDLLAILDTLDENSLQAQRRLTIPFVKTVMGW, from the coding sequence GTGAAAGCATCGCAGCTGTCGCTTGGAATCAAGCTCCGTGATGATGCCCGCTTCGGGAACTTTCACGGCGACCGGAACGCGAGTGCGGCGTCGCGTCTCAAGGCTATCTGTGATCAGCCGGACGGCATCCCGGTTGTGGTGATTTCCGGAGATTCGGATACCGGCAAGAGTCATTTGCTCCAGGCCGTCTGCCACGATGCGGAGAGCAGGGGGCGGGCTGCCGTGTGCATCAGCATTGCCGAGCTGGAACCCTTTGGCCCCGAGGCACTGGGCGGGCTGGAGGGTGCGGACGTCATCTGCCTTGATGACCTCGACCGCATTGCTGGCCAGGAAGCTTGGGAAGAAGCGGTGTTTCACCTGTATAACCGGGTTCAGGACCGTGGTGGCCTGCTGGTCGTCAGCCTTTCAGAGGTTCCCTCCGCGGCCTCGTTCAGGCTCCCGGACCTGGTGTCGCGACTCACACACGGCCTGACCGTTCAACTCGGTATCTATCGGGATGACGATCGACTTCGCATCCTGATGGCCCGTGCGGAACAGCGGGGCCTGGTGATCGGAGACGACGTTGCCGGGTTCATTATGCGGCGGGCCCCGCGCCGATTGGGAGATTTATTGGCAATTCTGGACACTCTGGATGAGAATTCGCTTCAGGCCCAGCGACGACTGACCATTCCGTTCGTCAAGACGGTGATGGGCTGGTAA
- the ampD gene encoding 1,6-anhydro-N-acetylmuramyl-L-alanine amidase AmpD, with product MPRSDTAPASPVVSSSDINTLRETGKLPAARWCPSPNFGPRPEGAAISLLVVHNISLPPGQFGGPEIEEFFCNRLDHSAHPYFETIAGMQVSAHALIRRDGSLVQFVSLLERAWHAGRSCFKGEEECNDFSIGIELEGTDDIPYSESQYRSLAQLAHVIMLAWPAITAERLTGHCDIAPGRKTDPGPVFDWPHFRTLLADVAASNERRG from the coding sequence TTGCCTCGATCAGACACAGCCCCAGCCTCACCGGTCGTTTCTTCCAGCGACATAAACACACTTCGTGAAACCGGGAAGTTACCCGCGGCGCGCTGGTGCCCGTCACCCAATTTCGGCCCCCGCCCCGAGGGTGCCGCCATTAGTCTGCTGGTCGTGCACAACATCAGTCTGCCCCCGGGCCAGTTTGGTGGCCCCGAGATTGAAGAATTCTTCTGCAATCGTCTGGATCACTCGGCACATCCGTATTTTGAAACCATTGCCGGCATGCAGGTGTCGGCACACGCCCTGATTCGTCGGGACGGTTCACTGGTGCAGTTTGTCAGCCTTCTTGAGCGCGCCTGGCACGCCGGTCGTTCGTGTTTCAAGGGGGAGGAGGAATGCAATGATTTCTCCATCGGTATTGAACTGGAAGGGACGGACGATATTCCCTACTCGGAATCCCAGTACCGGAGTCTGGCTCAGCTTGCGCACGTGATCATGTTGGCCTGGCCGGCGATAACGGCTGAGCGATTAACCGGGCATTGCGACATTGCCCCCGGTCGAAAGACCGATCCCGGTCCTGTGTTTGACTGGCCGCATTTCCGCACCCTGCTTGCGGACGTTGCGGCAAGCAACGAGAGGCGAGGCTGA
- a CDS encoding DUF2066 domain-containing protein: MSVSGPKSAYQSGPAAWAFMLGLILAAFCVPASAVTVSGLYSVEVPVTGSSPNELAVGYADGLARVFVRVSGTRDVLDQEGVEALLADAESLLLSYQYLRGENGDNRLRMAFGAVGVNRALASINAPVWGANRPLTLAWVAVEDRGARSLITESPDSGAAGGQQTSSTWQRAFDQAALDRGLPVALPPARFSGDRELLSDLWGQFVNRINAVSGDIEHDVMALVRVNRTGGQWRAGWVFEGMSMDGGEESVTAPTPEALAQTVVNRWAERYANRYAVAAGEVGESPQVDIVLRGVSSVEDYGKINDVLEGLTPVVNVGATRVKGDQLTLRVAFSGELDQLKEYIALDPRFVAMEGEPSGPDVTSSEPSGADVVPGPAATEVAESADAEADVTPGADVAPEAEADTATGAEAAEGNQSMFSYQPMPVDEQEAEQAFESLYQVLYYRWETTPVIGKGDGQ; the protein is encoded by the coding sequence ATGTCAGTATCAGGACCTAAGTCGGCGTACCAGTCTGGACCGGCCGCGTGGGCTTTCATGTTGGGGCTCATTCTCGCAGCCTTTTGTGTGCCCGCCTCCGCGGTCACCGTGTCCGGCCTCTACTCGGTTGAAGTGCCCGTAACCGGGTCATCCCCAAACGAACTTGCTGTCGGCTATGCCGATGGTCTCGCCAGAGTCTTCGTTCGTGTGTCCGGAACCCGGGATGTGTTGGATCAGGAGGGCGTGGAAGCCTTGCTGGCGGATGCCGAGTCCCTGTTGCTGTCGTATCAGTACCTGCGTGGTGAGAATGGCGACAACCGGCTTCGCATGGCGTTCGGGGCGGTTGGTGTCAACCGTGCCCTGGCGTCCATTAATGCGCCGGTGTGGGGCGCAAACCGCCCCCTGACCCTGGCTTGGGTGGCCGTTGAGGACCGGGGTGCCCGGTCTCTGATCACCGAGAGTCCGGATTCCGGTGCCGCCGGCGGCCAGCAGACGTCGTCGACCTGGCAACGTGCGTTCGATCAGGCCGCTCTGGACCGGGGCCTGCCGGTGGCGTTGCCTCCCGCGAGGTTCAGCGGCGATCGCGAATTGCTCTCCGACCTCTGGGGGCAGTTCGTTAATCGAATCAATGCGGTTTCCGGTGATATTGAGCACGACGTCATGGCGCTGGTCCGGGTCAACCGGACCGGCGGTCAGTGGCGGGCTGGCTGGGTGTTTGAGGGTATGTCCATGGACGGTGGGGAGGAATCGGTGACCGCACCGACTCCGGAAGCCCTGGCGCAGACTGTCGTCAATCGCTGGGCCGAGCGTTACGCGAACCGGTACGCCGTTGCCGCCGGCGAAGTCGGGGAGTCCCCTCAGGTGGATATTGTCCTGCGCGGCGTCTCATCCGTTGAGGATTATGGCAAGATCAACGACGTCCTCGAGGGGCTGACGCCCGTGGTGAACGTTGGCGCGACGCGGGTCAAGGGCGATCAGTTGACGCTCCGTGTGGCGTTTTCCGGTGAGCTGGACCAGCTCAAGGAATACATTGCCCTGGATCCCCGTTTTGTTGCGATGGAAGGGGAGCCGAGTGGCCCGGACGTAACCTCGTCAGAGCCTTCCGGGGCGGACGTGGTGCCGGGACCGGCCGCCACCGAGGTTGCGGAGTCGGCCGACGCTGAGGCCGACGTTACACCCGGGGCTGACGTCGCTCCGGAGGCCGAGGCGGACACGGCTACCGGGGCAGAAGCCGCGGAGGGGAATCAGTCCATGTTTTCCTATCAGCCAATGCCGGTCGATGAGCAGGAGGCCGAGCAGGCGTTCGAATCCCTGTATCAGGTGCTGTATTATCGTTGGGAAACAACGCCCGTCATCGGGAAGGGTGACGGACAGTAA
- the purM gene encoding phosphoribosylformylglycinamidine cyclo-ligase — protein sequence MSEQKPSLTYRDAGVDIDAGNELVNRIKQTAARTKRPEVLGGLGGFGAMVSIPAGYNEPVLVSGTDGVGTKLRLAMQLQKHDSIGIDLVAMCVNDLVVGGAEPLFFLDYYATGKLNVDVAAQVVSGIGEGCEQSGCALVGGETAEMPGMYEGDDYDLAGFCVGVAERSEIIDGSRVQAGDVLLALGSSGPHSNGYSLIRKILEVSNANLDQALDGTTLGDALMAPTRIYVKNLLQLIREVDVRALSHITGGGLPENIPRVLPDGSVAAIDTASWTLPPVFQWLKDAGGVATEEMYRTFNCGIGMIVCVPSNQKDLALDTLKALGEHAWQVGVIEAADSADAAPVVRYAPGLLSA from the coding sequence ATGAGCGAACAGAAGCCCTCCCTGACCTACCGTGATGCCGGCGTTGATATCGACGCAGGCAATGAACTCGTCAATCGCATCAAGCAGACGGCCGCGCGCACCAAGCGCCCGGAAGTCCTTGGCGGATTGGGCGGGTTTGGCGCCATGGTTTCAATTCCGGCCGGATACAATGAGCCAGTCCTGGTTTCCGGAACGGATGGCGTTGGCACCAAGCTGCGTTTGGCGATGCAACTGCAGAAACACGACAGCATTGGCATTGACCTGGTGGCCATGTGTGTAAACGATCTTGTGGTGGGCGGCGCCGAACCGCTTTTCTTCCTGGATTACTACGCGACCGGCAAGCTCAACGTGGATGTGGCCGCCCAGGTGGTGTCCGGCATTGGCGAGGGCTGCGAGCAGTCCGGTTGCGCCCTGGTTGGCGGCGAAACGGCAGAGATGCCGGGCATGTATGAAGGCGACGACTACGATCTCGCCGGTTTCTGTGTCGGCGTTGCCGAGCGCAGCGAAATCATTGACGGCAGCCGGGTCCAGGCTGGCGACGTTCTGTTGGCGCTGGGCTCATCCGGCCCACACTCCAATGGTTACTCCCTGATTCGTAAAATCCTGGAAGTAAGCAATGCCAATCTGGATCAGGCCCTGGACGGCACCACCCTGGGCGACGCCCTGATGGCTCCGACTCGCATCTACGTCAAGAACCTTCTGCAGCTGATCCGGGAAGTGGATGTCCGGGCTCTGTCCCATATCACCGGCGGCGGCCTCCCCGAGAACATTCCCCGGGTGCTTCCGGATGGCAGCGTAGCGGCTATCGACACCGCCAGCTGGACCCTGCCCCCGGTCTTCCAGTGGCTGAAGGACGCCGGCGGCGTTGCCACCGAGGAAATGTACCGAACCTTCAACTGCGGCATTGGCATGATTGTCTGCGTGCCGTCCAACCAGAAAGACCTCGCACTCGATACCCTGAAAGCGCTAGGAGAACACGCCTGGCAGGTGGGCGTGATCGAAGCAGCGGACTCCGCGGACGCCGCCCCCGTGGTTCGCTACGCACCAGGGCTGCTCTCGGCATGA
- a CDS encoding YqcC family protein has product MSDASDQVGLVADSLLRIEMELRQLGLWDEEPPPPEAMQSTQPFCVDTLEFTQWIQFVFVERMKVIIENDHPLPAVSGIAPMAEEHFRSRPESGVGLIRELEEIDRLLSGN; this is encoded by the coding sequence ATGAGTGATGCCAGTGATCAGGTCGGCCTGGTTGCCGACAGTCTGCTCCGAATCGAGATGGAGCTGCGCCAGCTCGGGCTGTGGGACGAGGAGCCGCCACCGCCGGAGGCGATGCAAAGCACCCAGCCTTTCTGCGTCGACACGCTGGAATTCACCCAGTGGATTCAGTTCGTGTTCGTTGAGCGAATGAAGGTGATCATCGAGAATGACCACCCTCTGCCGGCCGTATCGGGGATCGCTCCGATGGCCGAAGAGCATTTTCGCAGTCGGCCGGAATCCGGTGTCGGCCTGATCCGTGAGCTGGAAGAAATCGACCGGCTGTTGTCCGGAAACTGA